The following proteins are co-located in the Hemicordylus capensis ecotype Gifberg chromosome 11, rHemCap1.1.pri, whole genome shotgun sequence genome:
- the IGBP1 gene encoding immunoglobulin-binding protein 1 isoform X2, with translation MADQDQRQPGPPPLRLPELLEGGWRLLDEVEAGSAHEPSSGAVPVQRQVQQGLRLLERAARAVAELQLFSHNEELEEIASADLKFMLVPALLAALILKQVSPDKRLEHVQRARASFMDFLKVCKDYGIGHFELPQESDHLDEDQSAGSSQRVGPTSDQAALIAMATNRQAKIERYKQKKEVENRLASLKTSVDGGHADEEQIREYYLLQIKKWISTSLEEIESIDQEIAILSRREALKQVQRPSTRARPPMKPFILTRDAAQAKVFGTGYPSLATMTVDDWYEQRQKQGVLPDQGIPQRPAGTEEEEEKKEEEEESETAVWRAREWDEWKDTHPRGYGNRKNMG, from the exons ATGGCGGACCAGGACCAGCGCCAGCCGGGCCCGCCCCCGCTGCGGCTCCCGGAGCTGCTAGAGGGCGGCTGGCGGCTGCTCGACGAGGTGGAGGCGGGCAGCGCCCACGAGCCCTCCTCGGGGGCAGTGCCCGTCCAACGCCAGGTCCAGCAGGGCCTCCGCCTCCTCGAGCGCGCCGCCCGCGCCGTGGCCGAGCTCCAGCTCTTCAG CCACAATGAAGAGCTGGAGGAGATTGCATCAGCTGACCTGAAGTTCATGCTGGTCCCAGCTCTGCTGGCTGCACTTATCTTGAAGCAGGTCAGCCCAGACAAGCGCCTGGAGCACGTGCAGAGAGCCCGGGCCTCTTTCATGGACTTCCTGAAAGTCTGCAAGGACTATGGGATTGGCCACTTTGAGCTCCCACAGGAGTCAGACCACCTGGATGAAGACCAATCTGCAGGGAGCTCCCAGAGAGTTGGTCCCACCTCGGATCAGGCAGCTCTGATTGCCATGGCGACAAATAGACAAGCAAAAATTGAGAG GTACAAGCAGAAGAAGGAGGTGGAGAACAGGCTGGCATCTTTGAAAACTTCTGTTGATGGTGGCCATGCCGATGAAGAGCAGATAAGGGAATACTACTTGCTGCAAATCAAGAAGTGGATCAGCACGAGCCTGGAGGAGATTGAGAGCATTGATCAAGAAATTGCAATCCTCAGCCGGCGGGAAGCTCTGAAGCAG GTGCAGCGTCCTTCCACTCGGGCCAGGCCTCCCATGAAGCCCTTCATCCTCACCCGGGATGCTGCCCAGGCCAA GGTGTTTGGGACTGGCTACCCAAGTCTGGCGACCATGACGGTGGACGACTGGTACGAGCAGCGCCAGAAGCAAGGGGTCTTGCCTGATCAGGGCATCCCACAAAGACCAGCAG gtacagaagaggaggaagaaaagaaagaggaggaggaggagagcgaaACAGCTGTTTGGAGAGCCCGAGAATGGGATGAGTGGAAGGACACACACCCCAGGGGCTACGGCAACCGGAAGAACATGGGCTGA
- the IGBP1 gene encoding immunoglobulin-binding protein 1 isoform X1: protein MADQDQRQPGPPPLRLPELLEGGWRLLDEVEAGSAHEPSSGAVPVQRQVQQGLRLLERAARAVAELQLFSHNEELEEIASADLKFMLVPALLAALILKQVSPDKRLEHVQRARASFMDFLKVCKDYGIGHFELPQESDHLDEDQSAGSSQRVGPTSDQAALIAMATNRQAKIERYKQKKEVENRLASLKTSVDGGHADEEQIREYYLLQIKKWISTSLEEIESIDQEIAILSRREALKQVQRPSTRARPPMKPFILTRDAAQAKVFGTGYPSLATMTVDDWYEQRQKQGVLPDQGIPQRPAAGTEEEEEKKEEEEESETAVWRAREWDEWKDTHPRGYGNRKNMG from the exons ATGGCGGACCAGGACCAGCGCCAGCCGGGCCCGCCCCCGCTGCGGCTCCCGGAGCTGCTAGAGGGCGGCTGGCGGCTGCTCGACGAGGTGGAGGCGGGCAGCGCCCACGAGCCCTCCTCGGGGGCAGTGCCCGTCCAACGCCAGGTCCAGCAGGGCCTCCGCCTCCTCGAGCGCGCCGCCCGCGCCGTGGCCGAGCTCCAGCTCTTCAG CCACAATGAAGAGCTGGAGGAGATTGCATCAGCTGACCTGAAGTTCATGCTGGTCCCAGCTCTGCTGGCTGCACTTATCTTGAAGCAGGTCAGCCCAGACAAGCGCCTGGAGCACGTGCAGAGAGCCCGGGCCTCTTTCATGGACTTCCTGAAAGTCTGCAAGGACTATGGGATTGGCCACTTTGAGCTCCCACAGGAGTCAGACCACCTGGATGAAGACCAATCTGCAGGGAGCTCCCAGAGAGTTGGTCCCACCTCGGATCAGGCAGCTCTGATTGCCATGGCGACAAATAGACAAGCAAAAATTGAGAG GTACAAGCAGAAGAAGGAGGTGGAGAACAGGCTGGCATCTTTGAAAACTTCTGTTGATGGTGGCCATGCCGATGAAGAGCAGATAAGGGAATACTACTTGCTGCAAATCAAGAAGTGGATCAGCACGAGCCTGGAGGAGATTGAGAGCATTGATCAAGAAATTGCAATCCTCAGCCGGCGGGAAGCTCTGAAGCAG GTGCAGCGTCCTTCCACTCGGGCCAGGCCTCCCATGAAGCCCTTCATCCTCACCCGGGATGCTGCCCAGGCCAA GGTGTTTGGGACTGGCTACCCAAGTCTGGCGACCATGACGGTGGACGACTGGTACGAGCAGCGCCAGAAGCAAGGGGTCTTGCCTGATCAGGGCATCCCACAAAGACCAGCAG CAGgtacagaagaggaggaagaaaagaaagaggaggaggaggagagcgaaACAGCTGTTTGGAGAGCCCGAGAATGGGATGAGTGGAAGGACACACACCCCAGGGGCTACGGCAACCGGAAGAACATGGGCTGA
- the LOC128335665 gene encoding protein Wnt-11b-2-like — protein sequence MRFSPQGLLLGPCAPPAPPPLLLLLLALRLCAPIQWLGLAASGGGLAWNETQHCGQLDGLAAAAEPLAQLCRRHLELMPSVVQAARQTQGLCRKTFAGMRWNCSFVAGPRFAPQLLKGTRESAFVYALAAAAVSHAIARACASEQLPICSCGSAPSEEAPEPNSQWGGCGDNLHFGLQLGSAIADGAMKSSKAGPQVSRQVNLHNNEAGRQVLVDSMETKCKCHGVSGSCSVQTCWKSLPDLAEVAWQLKANYLAATKVTYRHVGSRKQLVPKDLDFRPLKVTELIYLISSPDYCVKNPTLGSLGTQDRHCNKSSAGSDSCNLLCCGRGYNAYRESMEERCQCKYYWCCYVLCKKCQRVVERYICK from the exons ATGCGCTTCTCTCCTCAAGGCCTCCTCCTCGGACCCTGCGCGCCGCcggcgccgccgccgctgctgctgctgctgctggccctacGCCTCTGCGCGCCTATCCAGTGGCT GGGGCTGGCGGCCAGCGGGGGCGGCCTGGCCTGGAACGAGACGCAGCACTGCGGGCAGCTGGAcgggctggcggcggcggcggagcccctCGCGCAGCTGTGCCGGAGGCACCTGGAGCTCATGCCCAGCGTGGTGCAGGCGGCCAGGCAGACCCAAGGCCTCTGCCGGAAGACCTTCGCCGGCATGCGCTGGAACTGCTCCTTCGTCGCCGGGCCGCGCTTCGCCCCGCAGCTCTTGAAAG GCACCAGGGAATCCGCCTTTGTCTACGCTCTGGCGGCAGCAGCCGTCAGCCACGCCATCGCCCGGGCCTGCGCCTCTGAGCAGCTCCCCATCTGCTCCTGCGGCTCCGCTCCCTCCGAGGAGGCGCCTGAGCCCAACTCCCAATGGGGCGGTTGTGGGGACAACCTTCACTTTGGCCTCCAGCTGGGCTCTGCTATTGCAGATGGGGCCATGAAGTCAAGCAAGGCAGGCCCTCAAGTCTCCAGGCAGGTGAACCTCCACAACAATGAAGCCGGCCGCCAG GTCCTGGTGGACTCCATGGAGACCAAGTGCAAGTGCCATGGGGTCTCGGGCTCTTGCTCGGTCCAGACTTGCTGGAAAAGCTTGCCAGATCTAGCAGAAGTCGCCTGGCAGCTGAAAGCCAACTACCTGGCCGCCACTAAAGTGACTTACCGGCATGTGGGCAGCAGGAAGCAGTTGGTGCCCAAAGACCTGGACTTCCGACCACTAAAGGTGACCGAGTTGATCTATCTCATCAGTTCCCCTGACTACTGTGTGAAGAATCCCACGCTGGGCTCCCTGGGGACTCAAGACAG ACACTGCAACAAGTCTTCTGCGGGTAGTGACAGCTGCAACCTGTTGTGCTGTGGGCGAGGCTACAACGCCTATAGGGAGAGCATGGAGGAGAGATGCCAATGCAAATACTACTGGTGTTGCTATGTACTGTGCAAGAAGTGCCAGAGGGTGGTGGAAAGATACATCTGCAAGTGA